The following DNA comes from Gadus chalcogrammus isolate NIFS_2021 chromosome 12, NIFS_Gcha_1.0, whole genome shotgun sequence.
GATGAATAttttagtgaagccaggagagatggTTCCAATAGATTGGTCTCCCATGGTCATGTTTGTAGAGATAACCTCTTTTGGTTCAGAATCTGTCCGCATCTATCCAACATATGGATGATGGCGCCGTTCTACCGCCTGCTGCCGTCCGCCATCTCTTTAAGCCTGCCCTGTTGACCGTAGCCTCCTGCCCTGTTGGCCGTAGCCTCCTGCCCTGTTGGCCGTAGCCTCCTGCCCTGTTGGCCGTAGCCTCCTGCCCTGTTGGCCGTAGCCTCCTGCCCTGTTGGCCGTAGCCTCCTGCCCTGTTGGCCGTAGCCTCCTGCCCTGTTGGACGTAGCCTCCTGCCCTGTTGGCCGTAGCCTCCTGCCCTGTTGGCCGTAGCCTCCTGCCCTGTTGGCCATAGCCTCCTGCCTTTGGCCAGACCTTGCAGGTCAACAGTGTTCTTTGGGATGTTGGTAAAAATGTTGTTAATCAGCTCAATGGAGGACTTCTAAGATACTAACAGGATTAGCTGCAGGCCCCTCCCCTTCACCTTCATAACCCTAATCTAGTGCTGCGGTCTGAGGAGCTCAGTGACCTCATTAGCTCGTAGCTGCAAACCAAGCCGCCTTAAACCGGAAGCCGGGCATTGAGCTGCTGTTGCTAGAGCAACAAACAGataaacaaacgcacacgcactaaccctaaccctagccctagccctagccctagccctagccctagccctagccctagccctagccctagccctagccctagccctaacccagcAGCAGGAGCCATTGTTCAGCCCCGCTGGAGGCCTGAAGACCGACAGGCAGACACTGTATTTACCTTCTGTGTTTGACTTCATAATCCTATTGGCCCATTAGCAGGAAACAAACAGACGGTGTAACACGAGCTGGTTATCAGTGAAGATATCAGTCTTTACACAAAGCGTTCATTCAGAGGCTCTTTAGTCAAGGTTAACCTtgtatatataaatctatatatacacatatatatcaatatatatacacacatatatataaatatactaatatatatacacatatatttatgcatataaaatatattatatatataagaatctatacacacacatatatatatgaatctaTATACgcaaggtatatatatatatatagatatattacaggtaagatatatacacacatatatatatattaatatatacacacacatatatatatatacatatatgaatctatacaaacacacatatgtataGATTACAGAAGGAAGAGCAGAGTGAATAGGACCTCTTGAGGAGCTGATGACCTTCTAGTCCAGCTCTCAACCCCTCAAGATGTAGCTCTGATGCTGTCAGGTCAAACCCAGGGGCCAAACACAGGGGCCAAAGCCAGGGGCCAACAGGGCCTAAACCCAGGGGCCAAACCCAGGGGCCAACAGGGCCTAAACCCAGGGGCCAACAGGCCTAAACCCAGGGGCCAAACCCAGGGGCCAACAGGGCCTAAACCCAGGGGCCAAACCCAGGGGCCAACAGGGCCTAAACACAGGGGCCAACAGGGCCTAAACACAGGGGCCAACAGGGCCTAAACCCAGGGGCCAACAGGGCCCAAACCCAGGGGCCAACAGGGCCTAAACCCAGGGGCCAACAGGGCCTAAACACAGGGGCCAACAGGGCCTAAACCCAGGGCCCAACAGGGCCTAAACCCAGGGGCCAACAGGGCCTAAACCCAGGGGCCAATAAACCCAGGGGCCAACAGGGCCTAAACCCAGGGGCCAACAGGGCCTAAACACAGGGGCCAACAGGGCCTAAACCCAGGGGCCAAACACAGGGGCCAAACACAGGGGCCAACAGGGCCTAAACACAGGGGCCAACAGGGCCTAAACACAGGGGCCAAACCCAGGGGCCAACAGGGCCTAAACACAGGGGCCAACAGGGCCTAAACACAGGGGCCAAACCCAGGGGCCAACAGGGCCTAAACACAGGGGCCAAACCCAGGGGCCAATAAACCCAGGGGCCAACAGGGCCTAAACCCAGGGGCCAACAGGGCCTAAACACAGAGGATGGATTTACCCAAGCTATAGACAAACTGTCAAAGGACCATGAGTGCAAGCTGTCAACCAttatatgtctctgtgtgtctgtgtgtgtgcgtgtgtgtgtgtgagtgtgcgtgtgcttgtgcgtgcatgtccgtgtgtgtgtgtgcgttttagtCCAACCCAGCAAGGCTGCAAAGACCAGACAAACTGACAAactctttttgtttttcagtcTAATTTACTTTACTTTCACCTTCTGGCGGAAAGACCACAGATTTGATCCTCAAACAAAACAATACCAACATTATTCTGCCCAGAGAGATATAACACAGGTTCTAATGTCCTTTATGGTGTGGGGGTTATGATGTAACACAGGTTCTTATGTCCCTTAAGGTGTTGGGGTTATGATGTAACACAGGGCCGATCTAATAAAGGTTAAAGGTGTTTGGTACGGTCACAGAGCCGTCTCTTCCCGCCTCCCCTCCAGGGCCTCCACGGTGGCCTTCAGGCCGGCTATCTGACTCAGATGGCTCTGGGACATGGCTGCCACCTTCTGCTCCAGCCTCCATACCTGCTCCTGGTACCTCCTCCGGCTGCTCCTGTGAGCGCTCGCTGCTTTCCTAAAATACAATTGATTTACTCATCAGATATGTGACCACAATGAGGAGAAAAGCCTGAGCTATAACTTACAGTTAAGCCTGAGCTGTGGGGCTATAGTTATAGACTATAACTATAGCTCCACATCTCAGGCTTAACTATAACTTATAGTTAAGCCTTAGCCATACGGCTATAGTTATAGTTAAGCCTTAGCCATACGGCTATAGTTATAGTTAAGCCTTAGCCATACGGCTAAAGTTATAGTTAAGCCTTAGCCATACGGCTATAGTTATAGTTAAGCCTTAGCCATACGGCTAAAGTTATAGTTAAGCCTTAGCCATACGGCTATAGTTATAGTTAAGCCTTAGCCATACGGCTATAGTTATAGTTAAGCCTTAGTTATAGGGCTATAGTTATAGTTAAGCCTTAGTTATAGGGCTACAGTTATAGTTAAGCCTTAGCCATACGGCTATAGTTATAGTTAAGCCTTAGCTATAGGGCTAGGGTTATAGTTAAGCCTTAGTTATAGGGCTACAGTTATAGTTAAGCCTTAGCTATGGGGCTATAGTTATATTTAAGCCTTAGCTATACGGCTATAGTTATAGTTAAGCCTTAGTTATAGGGCTATAGTTATAGTTAAGCCTTAGCTAGGGGGCTGCCATGAAGCAGAAAAGGGGATCAAGATATTCTAGGATTTGTAAACGACTAGGACGTGTACCGGCTTGTGGGGTCATCGCTGTCCCGTCTGCGGGGGGCGCTGTCCCGGAGAGCTGTGGCCAAGGACTCCCGAACGAGGGACAGTCTCTTCTTCAAACCTTGATCTCTGGATGGGAAGACAAGCTGACAGTTTACACACTGTAAACTGTCCCCTTACCAATACTAAGgagtttaaaagaaaatacgGCACTAGTACACAGATGTGTGTGGCATAGCAACCATAAGTAGGCTAATTCTAGGCTAATGTTCTGTCTGCTTCGGTCCTGTACGCCACTTTTTATCAGTTGACTGTTGACTCCACCCTGATCTCACAAAGATGAGTGTTGCTCTAAGTCATTCAAGTTAAGTGGGAGGAGGGAGTctcagaaagaaagaaattaaaCATTCCCCTCACACATATCTTTGAGTTTAGACACCTGTGCAAATTTGTGTGCAGATGTGAAACGTAGCCTTatagtttgttgttgtttccaTTCTGTTCATAGACTTATAACAAGAGAGGACATTTATAAAGAGCACAACAGGCTGAGAACAACTCTGGTTTTTGTAATCATCTTCATCAATCTAAAAGGGTTTCTGTTTCAGGGACATCAGGATTACAAAACTCATAAGCAATAACCTGATGTTAAAATGAAGATGAGAAAACACTTTGTCACCCTGGGGAGGAGGCTTGAGTAACATTATCTCAGGTGTAACTCGATTAATAATCAATCCAACATAAAATCTTTGGATTATGTCAAAGCTTCAACTCATTGTTGCACCTTTGAAATATAACGTGGAGCTCTTCCAGATTGTCTTTCTTCTGAGAACGAGAGGTGTTCCCATTGTCTTCCGCTTCAGGAAGTGACTGAAACAAAAACAGGATTAGTTACCACCTGAGTCTTTCATATTACTTTAACCCCTTTAGAGTAGGAACAGTTGCATCCCAGTTCTTCCTGATCATAGTCCCCTTCCTTGATCCTTAGAATACAAAAACGATGCCGACGTTGATACTTTAGCTCGTGTCCTTCAAGGGGGAACATGTGCCGGCGGTAGCTGCGCGGCGGTAGCTGCGCGGCGGTAGCTGCGCGGCGGTAGCTGCGCGGCGGTAGCTGCGCGGCGGTAGCTGCGCGGCGGTAGCTGCGGCGCCTCCAGCTCATGGAGGTAACCCTCGGCTGAGTACTGCAGCAGGGCAGCGCTGCCAAAGGACCTTGTGGAACAAAAATATCTCCCGTTGGCCTGGAGGGAGGCTGCTTTGGTGGATGTTTGATTTCCCGCGAGGGGTCGATTTAAATCGGGGGTGTCTTGGCACCAGGCccacccctcagcccccccctcagccctcccGGGGTGATCTCCACAGCTGTACCGTTTTAGATTCTTTAAATGTGTGGAGGTCACCGAAGGTCCCGCAATGTCATGGCGCTCGGAACGCTTCTCTCCCCAACCTGTGGTTCAGCGCGATGCAGCGGCCcaactgaccctaaccccttaacctaaccccctaaccctaaccctaaacctaacctggGGTTCAGCGCGGTGCAGCAGCCCCACTCCGGGGCTCTGGGGGTGCGGTGCcagaggggggccggggggagaaTCCTGGGCCTTCAGGGCCTGCAGAGCCCAGTCCAGGcacctcagctcctcctctgcCAGGTGGGTCTCAGCCGACCGCTCGGCCATCTCCTCCTGACCGGGTGAACATAGATCAATAGAAACTTAGCTCCATTTAATGGAACTTCATTGGAAATAATGGTGATGGTTCATGTATGTCTTTTATCTGCACTCTTCTCTTCATTGAACAGTTGATCTGCAACAGGACCTGCTCGATTTTGAAGGACTTTTATTCCTCTTGCACAAGAGATTATAACAACTTTACCCCGACGGTGAAAGGTTCCTCGAACAGCAGACTCTTCTCTGTACCCCTCGCCCGCTCATCCTCCTGCAGCTCCAGCCCATATGTAGCGGGGCCCGGGTCTGGGGCCAGCCCGGGGGCGGGGACCAGGGGCCTTTCTCCTCCAGTCCTCAGGGGCCGCACGGCGGTCAGACCCTGGATATGCAGCCGGAGAGCGGCCTCCCGCCCGACGGAAGCGGCCCTGAGGAGCCATGCAGAGAACGGCCCCCATCagtgttaaccctaaccctgaccctaaccctgaccctaaccctaaccctaaccctaaccctaaccctgaggagCCATGCAGAGAACGGCCCCCATCagtgttaaccctaaccctgaccctaacccccatCAGTGTTAACtcaaaccctgaccctaacccccatCAGTGTTAAcccaaaccctgaccctaacccccatCAGTGTTAAcccaaaccctgaccctaacccccatCAGTGTTAAcccaaaccctgaccctaacccccatcagtgttaaccctaaccctgaccctaacccccatcagtgttaaccctaaccctgaccctaacccccatCAGTGTTAACCCAaatcctgaccctaacccccatcagtgttaaccctaaccctgaccctaacccccatCAGTGTTAactctgaccctgaccctaaccctaacccccatcagtgttaaccctaaccctgaccctaacccccatCAGTGTTAactctgaccctgaccctaaccctaaccctaacccccctgtGCTTCAATAGTGTGAGATGAAGGGTTCAAGGATAAGACTATGGGTGCACGTTTCATGAAAGGTTTAAATTCTCTGCTGATGACTCATCTGGCACAACGTAGCATCTATCAACATCCAATTTCATTCAATGAACATGAGCATAACCACCAGTCGTGCATCCCTTTGTTTTGGATTATAAAGGTTACCTCCCAGTACCTCTGCTCAGCTAGAGTCCAACCGTCGCCCcccacagcgccccctgctgtggAGAAGGAAGTGGACAGCTGATGGGCCTCGGGGAACCTGAAGCGGTGTGGCGGACTACTAGACTGCTGCAGGTCCCCAGCGGGGCCTGAAGGGTGGAAGATGATCATTCTTGAGTTTGAATATAGATTGAGGCtgtgatttctttttttatgagaGTGTGAATGTGTACTATGGAATGCGGTCAGCGTTTGCGTTAGGGGTTTTAAACAGGTTGTTGATAAAGCATTCACTCGCCTGATGATGGGAACTGGCAGACCTCAACGCCTTGTTGTTTGTTCAACTCATACAGGGACAGTAGTTCGCTATAAGCTTCTTCACATTCC
Coding sequences within:
- the ushbp1 gene encoding uncharacterized protein ushbp1, whose amino-acid sequence is MPYPQQLGGGDAGAPHAPPTPPPSPIPLMGEMGSLRRKLEGLQKAWSSRIPSPLYSPPGASPCGPRSPRLTSPPPYPGSPLLLRRPLRAFTAPLSTLRDTSPPGSPRPARAPGVRSTSPAPNSASSHESETERLQRYVERLRARNQRLSSALERRTAEPPQGDRPTLQMALAYCQECEEAYSELLSLYELNKQQGVEVCQFPSSGPAGDLQQSSSPPHRFRFPEAHQLSTSFSTAGGAVGGDGWTLAEQRAASVGREAALRLHIQGLTAVRPLRTGGERPLVPAPGLAPDPGPATYGLELQEDERARGTEKSLLFEEPFTVGEEMAERSAETHLAEEELRCLDWALQALKAQDSPPGPPLAPHPQSPGVGLLHRAEPQSLPEAEDNGNTSRSQKKDNLEELHVIFQRDQGLKKRLSLVRESLATALRDSAPRRRDSDDPTSRKAASAHRSSRRRYQEQVWRLEQKVAAMSQSHLSQIAGLKATVEALEGRREETAL